One Pseudothermotoga sp. genomic window carries:
- a CDS encoding aminopeptidase — protein sequence MKFTPKNVWQLRDRKQIEQFSRQYADFMNSARTERMVISEFEKMLKEAGFVSIERFDGSQNSVYSINKGKSLVALKLFGKLQDGLNLVVAHIDSPRLDLKPQPIFEEENVALARTHYYGGVKKYQWLSLPLELHGFVVRSSGEKIEIHLGQCIEDPVFVIPDLLPHLDKDDMPTSQKFDAEKLSVVLGTIPLAGQEKEAVKMFVLKILKERYDIEEEDFVSAEFQLVPALKARDVGLDESLLGAYGHDDRVCAYTAVRALIEVEKPTRSCGVILFDREEIGSEGNAAAKASFYVLFLKKILKIQGCDDTALAIDELFSKCNVISADVCPAVDPMFKEVHDVQNAAKLGYGIGLVRYTGSRGKSGSSEAHAEFVAKVRKILNEEKIVWQIATLGKVDRGGGGTVAKFLAEKGACVLDMGPALLGMHSPFELVSKADLFETYRAYKVLLEKLD from the coding sequence TTGAAATTCACACCAAAGAACGTTTGGCAACTGAGAGACAGAAAACAGATCGAACAGTTCAGCAGACAGTATGCAGATTTCATGAACAGTGCAAGAACTGAAAGAATGGTCATCTCTGAGTTCGAAAAAATGTTAAAAGAAGCTGGGTTCGTGAGCATTGAACGTTTCGATGGATCACAGAACAGTGTTTACTCCATCAATAAAGGAAAATCTCTTGTGGCACTGAAGTTGTTTGGAAAGCTTCAAGATGGTTTGAACCTCGTCGTTGCACACATAGATTCGCCGAGGTTAGATCTCAAACCACAACCGATATTCGAGGAAGAGAACGTTGCTTTGGCGCGTACACATTACTACGGTGGTGTCAAGAAGTACCAGTGGCTCAGTCTGCCTTTGGAACTCCACGGTTTCGTTGTGCGATCCAGCGGGGAGAAAATCGAGATACACCTTGGTCAATGCATTGAAGATCCGGTCTTCGTCATACCCGATCTTTTGCCACATCTCGACAAGGATGATATGCCAACCAGCCAAAAATTCGATGCAGAAAAACTTTCCGTGGTCCTTGGAACGATCCCGCTGGCTGGACAAGAGAAAGAAGCCGTGAAGATGTTCGTGTTGAAGATATTGAAAGAAAGGTACGATATCGAAGAAGAAGATTTTGTGAGTGCGGAATTTCAACTTGTGCCGGCTTTGAAAGCACGAGACGTCGGTTTGGATGAAAGTTTGTTGGGTGCCTACGGTCATGACGATCGAGTCTGCGCTTATACAGCAGTGAGAGCTCTCATCGAAGTCGAAAAACCCACAAGATCGTGTGGTGTGATACTCTTCGATAGAGAAGAGATAGGAAGCGAAGGTAACGCTGCTGCGAAGGCGAGCTTTTATGTCCTGTTCCTCAAAAAGATCCTCAAGATTCAAGGCTGTGACGATACAGCCCTCGCCATAGATGAACTTTTCTCTAAATGTAACGTCATCTCTGCAGACGTTTGTCCAGCGGTTGATCCCATGTTCAAAGAAGTTCACGATGTACAGAACGCTGCCAAACTTGGTTACGGTATCGGATTGGTCAGATACACTGGTAGCAGAGGAAAGTCAGGTTCCAGCGAAGCACACGCTGAATTTGTAGCGAAAGTTAGGAAGATTTTGAATGAAGAAAAGATCGTCTGGCAAATCGCAACGCTCGGTAAAGTGGATCGAGGTGGAGGAGGAACTGTTGCAAAATTCTTGGCAGAAAAAGGTGCTTGTGTGTTGGACATGGGACCTGCCTTGCTGGGAATGCATTCTCCTTTCGAGCTGGTTTCGAAAGCCGATTTGTTCGAAACTTACAGAGCTTACAAGGTGCTTTTAGAAAAGTTGGATTGA
- a CDS encoding flagellin — MRINDVTGAWLIRQFQQLSGQQSITFNQLSRAVTPFNQDVSSSVIAERLRAQIGGYQRSMYEVHNAVGMLATAEAGLGSISSVLNRLRELAVQASSSTLTGAERTALQREYSQLLQQINSTSQNLTYNNIRILAGEVKNFNVQMGPNEGQKLSINIPSINVETLGLSNTNISSVENAQRALEAVETASESVSRTRSYIGATTNRLLSAASELSNTMINLASGVSRLTDTDFARSSMEFFKIQLLRQSSMLSMIHSNLSRQTVLRLLQ, encoded by the coding sequence ATGAGGATCAATGATGTCACGGGTGCATGGTTGATAAGACAGTTCCAACAGCTTTCTGGTCAACAATCGATCACTTTCAACCAGTTGTCACGCGCCGTGACTCCTTTCAATCAAGATGTCTCATCTTCCGTGATCGCTGAGAGGCTAAGGGCACAAATTGGGGGCTATCAACGCTCCATGTATGAAGTTCACAACGCTGTCGGTATGCTCGCGACAGCCGAGGCGGGTCTCGGTTCAATCAGCTCAGTTTTGAATAGGCTCAGGGAACTCGCAGTGCAGGCTTCCAGCTCGACACTGACAGGTGCTGAAAGAACCGCTCTGCAAAGAGAATATTCACAGCTACTTCAGCAGATAAATTCCACATCCCAGAACTTGACGTACAACAACATTCGAATTCTCGCTGGTGAAGTGAAAAATTTCAACGTTCAAATGGGGCCAAACGAGGGACAGAAGCTCAGTATCAATATTCCCAGTATCAATGTTGAAACTCTTGGTCTTTCTAACACCAATATTTCCAGTGTTGAAAACGCCCAACGTGCACTTGAAGCTGTTGAAACCGCCTCGGAGAGTGTCTCTAGAACGAGGTCATACATAGGTGCCACAACAAACAGGTTGTTGTCTGCAGCCAGTGAACTGAGTAACACAATGATCAATTTGGCTTCGGGTGTCAGCAGACTCACTGATACAGATTTTGCAAGGAGCTCAATGGAATTTTTCAAAATCCAGCTTTTAAGACAGTCTTCAATGCTCAGCATGATTCACTCAAACCTTTCTCGGCAAACTGTACTGAGACTGTTACAATGA
- a CDS encoding M24 family metallopeptidase, whose translation MRKLFRERMEALKKLIENEHAEALLISRCDNFAWATFGARNYVTINSQIGNVHFLIAEDSIYILADNIERKRIEREELHEDIANEVEFAEYMWSKDLWDVLRSFVHGKKFLSDTGMFDSKNISDKLRELRLVFTEIEIETYRWLGKNCDEIFSNVMPKFSPEMTEWQVQSEIAKAFIERGIEPILILVFGEESAQLYRHNLPRNVKIGRKLFVSVCVRKRGLILSSTRSILFGKDERWIKQHRDNCYVEASALASSKPGAKLNEVFEEIKRAYIAVNKPHEWFLHHQGGLAGYNAREIIANEEEGYMLRSRNVVAWNPTITGTKSEDTFLILENGLECFSYPETSRWPAVKLQVGSCFIDRPDILVI comes from the coding sequence GTGAGAAAATTGTTCAGGGAGAGAATGGAAGCACTCAAAAAGCTCATTGAAAATGAGCATGCTGAAGCTTTGTTGATATCTCGATGTGACAACTTCGCTTGGGCAACCTTCGGTGCTAGAAACTACGTCACGATCAACAGCCAAATCGGAAACGTCCATTTTTTGATCGCAGAAGACTCCATCTACATACTCGCAGACAACATAGAAAGAAAGCGAATAGAGCGAGAAGAGTTACACGAAGACATCGCGAACGAAGTTGAGTTTGCCGAGTACATGTGGTCAAAGGATCTCTGGGATGTATTGAGATCCTTCGTGCACGGTAAAAAATTCCTATCGGACACGGGCATGTTCGATTCAAAAAATATCTCCGATAAGCTGAGGGAATTGAGGCTCGTTTTCACCGAGATAGAAATCGAAACTTACAGATGGCTCGGTAAAAACTGTGATGAGATTTTTTCAAACGTGATGCCGAAGTTTTCTCCAGAGATGACCGAATGGCAGGTACAATCTGAGATCGCAAAAGCTTTCATTGAGCGTGGCATCGAGCCCATACTCATCCTCGTTTTCGGTGAAGAGAGTGCACAACTTTACAGGCACAATCTTCCGAGGAATGTGAAGATCGGTAGAAAACTTTTCGTCAGTGTGTGCGTTAGGAAGAGGGGTTTGATACTTTCGTCCACCAGATCGATCCTTTTTGGTAAGGATGAACGCTGGATAAAGCAACACAGGGACAACTGCTACGTTGAGGCATCAGCCTTAGCGAGTTCCAAACCTGGTGCTAAGCTGAACGAAGTTTTTGAGGAAATCAAGAGAGCGTATATCGCAGTGAACAAACCTCATGAATGGTTCTTGCATCATCAAGGGGGTCTTGCCGGTTACAATGCGCGGGAGATCATTGCAAACGAAGAAGAAGGTTACATGTTGAGATCTAGAAACGTGGTTGCTTGGAATCCAACGATCACGGGTACAAAATCTGAAGATACTTTCTTGATACTCGAAAACGGATTGGAATGCTTTTCTTATCCTGAAACGAGTCGATGGCCTGCGGTGAAGTTGCAGGTAGGTTCATGCTTCATCGATAGACCGGATATCCTTGTGATCTGA
- a CDS encoding ATP-dependent Clp protease proteolytic subunit yields MSSFIFELFWMVLIFSMFIPFVRAYAQRNAREALIRQLEIKRKSRVITLIHRQESVSFFGLTFARYITIEDSEEILRAIKLTPPDMPIDLILHTPGGLVLAAEQIARALIKHKGKVTVFVPHYAMSGGTLIALAADEIIMDPNAVLGPLDPQIGGYPAPSILSVLEKKNINEVDDETLILADVAKKAMEQVKDFVTCLLKEKVGEERAKELAENLCTGKWTHDYPITVDVLKQMGLPVSDQMPQEVYELMNLYRQTEQRRPSVQYIPVPYRGSEGGNSSSQKLRRDFWRL; encoded by the coding sequence TTGTCGTCCTTCATATTCGAGCTGTTTTGGATGGTCCTCATTTTCAGCATGTTCATACCTTTCGTACGTGCTTATGCTCAGAGGAATGCCAGAGAAGCTCTCATAAGGCAATTGGAGATCAAGCGTAAAAGTAGGGTGATCACACTCATACACAGGCAAGAATCTGTGAGCTTTTTTGGATTAACCTTCGCAAGGTACATAACAATTGAGGATTCTGAGGAGATCTTGAGAGCCATAAAATTGACGCCACCTGACATGCCTATCGATTTGATCTTGCATACTCCAGGTGGACTCGTGTTGGCAGCCGAGCAGATTGCGCGCGCTTTGATCAAACACAAGGGTAAGGTGACCGTCTTCGTACCACACTATGCCATGTCTGGCGGTACTTTGATCGCTCTTGCTGCCGATGAGATAATCATGGATCCAAACGCGGTACTCGGACCGCTGGATCCACAGATAGGAGGATATCCAGCACCGTCCATACTGAGCGTTTTGGAGAAGAAGAACATCAATGAAGTGGATGATGAAACTTTGATACTCGCAGATGTGGCAAAGAAAGCGATGGAACAGGTCAAAGATTTTGTGACTTGTCTCTTGAAGGAGAAAGTTGGGGAGGAGAGAGCGAAAGAACTCGCGGAAAATTTGTGTACTGGCAAATGGACACACGATTATCCAATCACGGTGGATGTCTTGAAACAAATGGGTTTGCCGGTTTCCGATCAGATGCCGCAAGAAGTCTATGAGTTGATGAATCTCTACAGGCAAACTGAACAGAGGAGGCCTTCGGTTCAATATATCCCGGTACCTTACAGAGGCAGTGAAGGCGGCAATTCCAGCAGTCAAAAATTGAGAAGAGATTTTTGGCGCCTTTGA
- a CDS encoding radical SAM protein — protein sequence MQWIKISWVIVMGFDPIERSGQVESSVMRGFERKYYRFRSSSHYGGIVTADTVGCNLLCAYCWNYFRNERPTHFGEFFSPEIVASELRKISRKTGYKLFRVSGAEPILGEISARHVAEIIKLTNGEFILETNGLMFGYKPELIDLFTGLKVHVRLNVKGWDEKSFEKITGASGEFFQYQLKAIEKLQGKVHFWIAIMYDVFREVGVKELKKKLSSPCEIEEETLNDYSFVIENMKKRGIQI from the coding sequence ATGCAGTGGATTAAAATCTCTTGGGTGATCGTGATGGGCTTTGATCCAATTGAAAGATCTGGTCAAGTCGAATCTTCGGTCATGAGAGGTTTTGAAAGAAAATATTACCGCTTTCGCAGTTCCTCTCACTACGGTGGTATCGTCACTGCAGATACTGTTGGTTGCAATTTGCTGTGTGCTTACTGTTGGAATTACTTTAGAAACGAAAGGCCAACCCACTTCGGCGAATTTTTCTCACCGGAAATCGTGGCGAGTGAATTGAGGAAAATCTCAAGAAAGACTGGATACAAATTGTTTCGAGTCAGCGGTGCCGAGCCAATTCTCGGTGAGATTTCAGCTAGACATGTTGCAGAAATCATCAAACTCACAAATGGTGAATTCATCCTCGAAACGAATGGACTCATGTTCGGTTATAAACCAGAATTGATCGATCTTTTCACTGGTTTGAAAGTTCACGTCAGGTTGAACGTGAAGGGTTGGGATGAGAAAAGCTTCGAGAAGATCACCGGTGCTTCGGGAGAATTTTTTCAATATCAACTCAAAGCAATTGAGAAATTGCAAGGTAAAGTGCACTTTTGGATCGCCATCATGTACGACGTGTTCAGAGAAGTTGGTGTGAAGGAACTGAAAAAGAAACTTTCCTCACCTTGCGAAATCGAGGAAGAAACCTTGAATGATTATTCATTCGTCATTGAAAATATGAAAAAACGAGGAATACAAATCTAA
- a CDS encoding glutathione ABC transporter substrate-binding protein, with protein sequence MRRFAVLIFVFLYVAIFAAKYGGTFRFLIGVDVTTLLPGNIPDSISTIVGMHIFEGLVDIDENLRIIPALAERWEITDNGTAYVFHLRKNVKFHDGVDFNAHAVKKNFDYLFSANLRNVGVFKGIIKEVQVLDDFTVKIVLFRPHSAILYRLAQSTGWFVSPQMIDKFGQDTAVLSRNPVGTGPFMFKEWKAGESVELVRNPNYWRQGLPYLDRIIFRVVAEDVSRVNQVRAGDADLMYNPPPALVAAIEQDKSLQIKIIPTVRTIFIGLNTSRAPLNDVRVRQALNYAVDKEKLCKVLMRGLAKPSDSPLSSMTYGYFSTGGYPYNPQKAKQLLKEAGYENLKLELITPKGRYLNDYETAVAIQGMLKEVGINVDVKPMEWGSYVAKILSQKPEDWDYQMFLLGWAPGTAEGYQVLFPLFHSSNRMGSPTGTMRYNNYFYSNPKVDELIEKAAVEIDEKKLLEYFAEAQRLIVQDAPWIFLYEMNIAAVMRKEVQGVKLYPTERVSLAEAWIDR encoded by the coding sequence GTGCGTAGGTTTGCAGTGCTGATTTTTGTGTTTCTCTACGTGGCCATCTTTGCGGCGAAGTACGGTGGAACGTTCCGATTCCTCATCGGCGTCGATGTTACCACACTGCTTCCTGGAAACATCCCAGATTCCATCAGTACGATCGTCGGTATGCACATTTTCGAAGGTTTGGTGGACATCGACGAAAATCTCAGGATCATCCCCGCACTTGCCGAAAGGTGGGAGATCACCGACAATGGTACCGCCTACGTCTTTCATCTTCGTAAAAACGTCAAATTCCATGATGGTGTAGACTTCAACGCTCATGCTGTGAAGAAAAACTTTGATTATCTATTCTCTGCGAATCTCAGGAACGTTGGAGTATTCAAAGGGATCATCAAAGAAGTTCAGGTTTTGGATGATTTCACCGTGAAGATAGTGCTGTTCAGACCGCATTCTGCCATCCTCTACAGGTTGGCTCAATCGACCGGTTGGTTCGTTTCACCACAGATGATCGACAAATTTGGACAGGACACAGCCGTTCTTTCAAGAAATCCCGTTGGTACTGGGCCGTTCATGTTCAAAGAGTGGAAAGCTGGCGAAAGTGTTGAGCTCGTCAGAAACCCAAATTACTGGCGTCAGGGTTTACCCTATCTCGACAGGATCATCTTTAGAGTTGTTGCTGAAGATGTCTCGCGCGTCAATCAAGTTAGAGCTGGCGATGCAGATCTTATGTACAATCCACCCCCAGCGTTGGTTGCAGCCATTGAACAGGATAAGTCCCTACAGATCAAGATCATACCAACTGTCAGGACGATCTTCATAGGTTTAAACACTTCAAGAGCCCCATTGAATGACGTGAGGGTTAGGCAGGCTTTGAACTATGCTGTTGATAAAGAAAAACTTTGCAAGGTCCTCATGAGGGGTCTTGCAAAGCCTTCAGACTCACCTCTTTCGAGCATGACTTATGGTTATTTCTCTACAGGAGGCTATCCTTACAATCCACAGAAGGCGAAACAATTGCTCAAGGAAGCTGGATATGAAAATCTGAAACTCGAACTCATCACACCGAAAGGAAGATATCTCAACGATTACGAAACTGCAGTCGCCATACAGGGCATGCTCAAAGAGGTTGGGATAAATGTAGATGTCAAACCGATGGAGTGGGGTAGTTACGTAGCGAAAATCCTCTCACAAAAGCCGGAAGACTGGGATTACCAAATGTTTCTTTTAGGATGGGCGCCAGGCACTGCAGAAGGATATCAAGTGCTCTTTCCACTGTTCCATTCTTCGAACCGGATGGGTAGCCCCACCGGTACGATGCGGTACAACAACTATTTCTACAGTAATCCAAAGGTCGACGAGCTCATAGAAAAAGCTGCAGTAGAAATAGACGAAAAGAAGCTACTTGAATACTTTGCAGAAGCTCAAAGATTGATCGTTCAGGATGCCCCATGGATCTTCCTCTATGAAATGAACATAGCCGCAGTGATGCGAAAAGAAGTTCAGGGAGTCAAGCTCTATCCTACCGAAAGGGTAAGCCTCGCAGAAGCTTGGATCGATCGCTGA
- a CDS encoding ABC transporter permease, which translates to MLRFVGRRLLLLIPVIIGVSIISFSIMHMIPGDPARLIAGEGATVEDIMAIRIKYGLDRPLIEQYFRFMRGVLTNDLRSIRTERPILSEILPRFANTAQLAIVSVLISSTIGVSLGILSAVKRNSWLDTFSMVFSLVGVSMPIFWLGILLIILFAVTLRWLPSGGKGGVQHLILPALTLGLAASAIIARMTRASMLEVLNQDYVRTAVAFGLPKRKVIYKYVLRNALIPVVTVIGLQFGYLLGGAVLTESVFGWPGLGRFIVDSIFSRDYIAVQVGIMTIATTFVLVNLLVDLLYAFIDPRLRRG; encoded by the coding sequence TTGCTCAGGTTTGTAGGCAGAAGATTGCTGCTTCTGATACCTGTTATTATCGGTGTTTCCATCATTTCTTTCTCTATCATGCACATGATTCCAGGTGATCCGGCACGACTCATAGCGGGGGAAGGTGCCACAGTTGAAGACATCATGGCCATAAGGATAAAGTACGGTTTGGATAGACCTTTGATCGAACAGTATTTTAGATTCATGAGGGGTGTCCTGACGAACGATCTGAGATCGATAAGAACAGAACGTCCGATATTGAGTGAAATACTCCCGAGGTTCGCTAACACAGCCCAACTCGCTATAGTGAGTGTTCTCATATCTTCCACGATCGGTGTGAGCCTCGGTATACTTTCAGCCGTGAAAAGGAACAGTTGGTTGGACACTTTCTCTATGGTCTTTTCGCTTGTAGGTGTTTCGATGCCCATTTTCTGGCTTGGAATACTTTTGATAATACTCTTCGCGGTGACATTGAGATGGCTACCTTCAGGCGGAAAGGGTGGCGTACAACATTTAATACTTCCCGCTCTGACCCTCGGCCTCGCTGCATCAGCGATCATCGCTCGAATGACACGTGCGAGTATGTTGGAGGTGCTCAACCAAGATTACGTGAGAACAGCGGTTGCTTTCGGTCTTCCCAAAAGGAAGGTCATTTACAAATACGTTTTACGCAATGCGCTCATACCCGTCGTGACGGTCATAGGTCTTCAGTTTGGTTATCTTCTGGGTGGGGCAGTACTCACTGAGAGCGTCTTCGGTTGGCCTGGCCTTGGCAGATTCATCGTTGACTCCATCTTCAGTAGAGACTATATAGCTGTGCAAGTTGGAATCATGACCATTGCAACCACTTTCGTCTTGGTGAACTTGCTCGTGGACCTACTGTATGCTTTCATAGATCCCAGACTGAGGCGGGGTTGA
- a CDS encoding ABC transporter permease, producing the protein MKRKSSLLIVLKRISRNKGAVFGMSVVFMIIFVALFAPLIAPKDPYKQDLLASLEAPSWKHFFGTDVFGRDVLSRVIYGARTSLSISSLAVLIAFLLGAIVGIVAGYFGGVLDEILMRFLDILMAFPDILLAIAIVAALGPGKMNLVVAIAIYSFPQFARVMRASTLMIKNTEYVEAAKAIGESNFSIMLRYILPNALAPVLVQATLRMATAVLTISGLSFLGLGVKPPEAEWGTDLAMARVYLEIAPHLGIFPGLALFLTVMGFNLFGDGLNDALNPRLKDR; encoded by the coding sequence ATGAAGAGAAAGAGTTCTTTATTGATCGTATTGAAGCGTATATCGAGAAACAAGGGTGCAGTTTTTGGTATGTCTGTGGTTTTTATGATAATCTTCGTGGCTCTCTTCGCACCTCTCATTGCTCCTAAAGATCCATATAAACAAGATCTTCTGGCAAGCTTGGAGGCACCTTCCTGGAAGCATTTCTTCGGTACCGATGTGTTTGGTAGAGACGTCCTGAGCAGAGTGATCTACGGTGCCAGAACTTCGCTTTCGATTTCTTCCCTCGCGGTCCTGATCGCTTTCTTACTCGGAGCCATCGTTGGTATCGTAGCCGGATACTTTGGAGGAGTACTAGATGAGATTTTGATGAGATTCCTCGATATACTCATGGCTTTTCCAGACATACTCTTGGCCATAGCCATCGTGGCAGCACTCGGTCCCGGGAAGATGAACTTAGTGGTTGCCATTGCTATATATTCTTTCCCACAGTTTGCTAGGGTAATGCGGGCTTCAACGCTCATGATAAAGAACACAGAATATGTCGAAGCTGCCAAAGCGATTGGAGAATCAAATTTTTCAATAATGTTGAGATACATTCTCCCCAACGCACTTGCACCTGTGCTCGTTCAAGCAACGCTGAGAATGGCAACCGCCGTGCTCACCATCTCCGGTTTGAGCTTCCTAGGTCTTGGAGTGAAACCGCCCGAAGCTGAGTGGGGTACAGACCTTGCCATGGCGAGAGTTTATCTCGAAATAGCACCGCATCTGGGGATCTTTCCGGGTTTGGCACTGTTCCTCACGGTGATGGGTTTCAACCTCTTCGGTGATGGTTTGAACGACGCTTTGAATCCCCGCTTGAAGGACAGGTGA
- a CDS encoding ABC transporter ATP-binding protein: protein MRVKELLKIENLRLYFDTEEGTVKALEDVNLSVNEGEIVGVVGETGSGKSITAMSVLKLIPSPPARILSGRIWFEGQEISSFDEEKMREIRGKKIAMIFQEPMTSLNPTFTVGEQLCDVLMTHMKVDRKQAIEKVLEVFKLVRMQDPVALLNKYPHQLSGGMRQRVMIAMALLCNPKLLIADEATTALDVTIQAQILGLLKRMNEQFKLSVMIITHNFGIVAQICDKVVVMYAGYVVEIAEIKEIFNQPMHPYTRGLLNAIPPIDRKVERLKIIEGSVPNLINPPSGCRFHPRCERLVRGVCDVEAPKLFGEHHLVACFNPYNGGGNK from the coding sequence ATGCGCGTGAAAGAACTTTTGAAAATAGAGAATTTGAGATTGTATTTCGACACGGAGGAGGGTACTGTTAAAGCTTTAGAGGATGTCAATTTGAGTGTGAACGAAGGCGAAATCGTTGGAGTCGTTGGAGAGACTGGTAGTGGAAAATCTATAACCGCGATGAGCGTACTCAAGCTCATACCGAGCCCTCCTGCGAGGATACTCTCGGGAAGAATTTGGTTTGAAGGACAGGAAATAAGTTCATTCGACGAGGAAAAAATGAGGGAAATACGTGGAAAAAAGATCGCGATGATCTTCCAAGAGCCCATGACGTCGCTCAATCCAACGTTCACCGTGGGGGAACAATTGTGTGACGTTCTCATGACACACATGAAGGTCGACAGAAAACAGGCCATCGAGAAAGTACTCGAGGTGTTCAAGCTCGTGAGAATGCAAGATCCCGTTGCACTGCTCAACAAATATCCACACCAACTCTCCGGTGGTATGAGACAAAGAGTGATGATCGCGATGGCCTTACTGTGTAATCCGAAACTTTTGATCGCCGATGAAGCCACCACTGCTTTGGATGTCACGATCCAAGCTCAGATTCTTGGTTTACTCAAAAGGATGAACGAACAGTTCAAACTCAGTGTGATGATAATAACGCACAACTTTGGAATAGTTGCCCAGATTTGTGACAAAGTTGTTGTCATGTATGCCGGGTACGTCGTTGAAATCGCTGAAATAAAGGAAATTTTCAATCAGCCAATGCATCCTTACACGCGAGGACTCCTCAACGCGATACCTCCCATCGATCGTAAGGTCGAAAGACTCAAAATCATCGAAGGCAGTGTCCCCAACTTGATCAACCCTCCCTCCGGTTGTCGTTTTCACCCCAGGTGTGAAAGGCTTGTACGAGGTGTTTGCGACGTTGAGGCACCCAAACTTTTCGGTGAACATCACTTGGTAGCATGCTTCAATCCGTACAACGGTGGTGGTAATAAATGA
- a CDS encoding ATP-binding cassette domain-containing protein, translating into MKLLRVERLIKDFSIKLGFFGGRHVIRPINDVSFEIEEGETLGIVGESGCGKTTLGRTVIRLYEPDGGRIHFNGTDITDLKEKQFRHFRRNMQIVFQDPFSSLNPRMTVYDILARPLRIHKVVPKSEEKDLIISTLESVGLKSEHLGRFPHEFSGGQRQRIAIARAIITKPKFIVLDEPTSALDVSVQAQIANLLKELKQKLKLTYLFISHDLSIIQFLSDRIAVMYLGQIVEMGAAENVINGMLHPYTRLLFSSIPVPDPKKRMKFSIDVSEVPSLANISTGCPFFERCASRMKECREFRPRLSPIREEHSVACFLYHNEIHR; encoded by the coding sequence ATGAAGCTTCTGCGGGTTGAAAGACTCATCAAGGACTTTTCGATCAAGCTTGGATTTTTCGGTGGTAGACACGTGATCAGACCGATCAACGATGTTTCTTTTGAGATAGAAGAGGGAGAGACCCTTGGGATCGTTGGAGAGTCAGGTTGCGGAAAGACCACACTCGGTCGCACAGTCATAAGACTCTATGAACCTGACGGAGGAAGGATTCATTTCAACGGAACGGACATCACTGACTTGAAGGAAAAACAATTCAGACACTTTAGAAGGAACATGCAAATTGTTTTTCAAGATCCTTTCTCATCGTTGAATCCACGCATGACTGTTTACGATATCCTCGCGAGACCTTTGCGTATACACAAAGTTGTTCCAAAATCTGAAGAAAAGGACCTGATAATCTCCACTCTGGAGAGTGTTGGACTCAAATCGGAACATCTTGGGAGATTTCCACACGAGTTCTCCGGAGGTCAGAGACAGAGAATCGCCATCGCTCGAGCGATAATAACCAAACCGAAGTTCATCGTTCTGGACGAACCAACCAGTGCTTTGGATGTCTCCGTTCAAGCACAAATAGCGAACCTCTTGAAAGAGTTGAAACAGAAGTTGAAATTGACCTATCTTTTCATATCTCATGATCTTTCCATCATTCAATTTTTGAGTGACAGGATCGCTGTGATGTATTTGGGACAGATCGTTGAAATGGGCGCGGCAGAAAATGTCATAAATGGGATGTTACATCCATACACCCGCCTATTGTTCAGCTCCATACCTGTGCCAGATCCAAAAAAGAGAATGAAGTTTTCCATCGATGTCAGTGAAGTACCATCTTTAGCGAACATCTCAACTGGTTGTCCATTCTTTGAGAGATGTGCTTCAAGGATGAAAGAATGCAGAGAATTCAGACCGAGATTATCACCGATCAGGGAAGAACATTCAGTGGCGTGCTTCTTGTACCACAATGAGATTCATCGATGA
- a CDS encoding DUF996 domain-containing protein, translating into MKQAGFLAGLGLVSSYLLALIPMAGWVFAIIGLVLFLVGIYKISEITNEKRIFQLFLIPVILGFIATIITLITMASAIASIMMRSLAGLSASMIVLIVAAVIILIVSLVSYVKAYRLLAEVTKMNIFNTVAKLYKWGAILLIVFGVGAILMLVGVIVATVGFFSMEQKQPVQ; encoded by the coding sequence ATGAAGCAAGCAGGTTTCTTGGCTGGTCTTGGTCTAGTTTCCTCTTATTTACTCGCATTGATACCGATGGCGGGTTGGGTATTCGCAATAATCGGCTTAGTGTTGTTCCTTGTGGGTATCTATAAGATTTCTGAGATTACAAATGAAAAAAGGATCTTTCAACTGTTTCTGATTCCTGTGATCCTCGGCTTCATAGCCACAATCATCACTTTGATCACGATGGCAAGCGCCATTGCCAGTATCATGATGAGGAGCTTGGCGGGTTTAAGCGCTTCGATGATAGTCCTCATAGTCGCAGCAGTAATAATTCTGATCGTGAGCTTAGTTTCTTACGTGAAAGCGTACAGACTGTTGGCTGAAGTTACAAAGATGAACATTTTCAACACGGTTGCGAAACTTTATAAATGGGGGGCGATTCTGCTCATAGTCTTTGGTGTCGGAGCCATACTCATGCTGGTTGGTGTGATCGTTGCAACCGTTGGTTTCTTTTCCATGGAACAAAAACAACCTGTACAATGA